Sequence from the Metopolophium dirhodum isolate CAU chromosome 2, ASM1992520v1, whole genome shotgun sequence genome:
attataattattattatttgtttatttatttataattttgtataaacccaatgacatttattttatatatttagattagtTTTAAGACAATTATTCAAACCATTCTACCGTagaattgaaaatatacaaaatgctTTGTTAATATTTCCTCCTAACAGTGATTTTGCAAAGTGCAAGGATATTGATGCCATTCAAACTGAATtggaaatattaaaagaaatatgcAAAGATTTGAGTTTAACTATGACAACAAATTTTCTCAGTATGATTGAAAAATGTGAAGAAGTTAAACATATCCTATCATTAGCTAATAATATTTGTCGATTAGCATTAACTGCACCGGTAAGTGTAGCTACTAATGAACGGACATTTAGCAAActtaaactgataaaaaatcatttaagatcTACAATGACAGACAATAGATTAGATTCCCTAATGCTGATAAGTATTGAAAAAGATATTTTAGATACAGTTGATATAAGTAAAATAGCAACTCAGTGGTTCAATATAAAACAAAgaagaattcaattttaaaaattgtatatattattatttattgtgatacatgcataattattaatttattattagtgattaaatACTCATAAGATTgtatgttttaagtttttattttacctaatcttgtgtaggtacctacttttggTAATGCTGACCAATatccaaaaattaatttgactaggTAGTGACTATGTACTGGTGAAGAGcaataaataggtattgaatAGTGTATAATAAGTATGCCTATGTTTATGAGTTATTGAGatgtatgttaataaattaataataataattataattcgagCGGAgcgagaaaatttttttttttgagttggCAAATTAATGaatcaagcccccccccccccccccccatgattTGTCTTTCGGGACGGCCCTGATTCTACGGTACGTCGGCATTGACTTGAGTTAGTTGAGTAGATATTTCAGCTATTTAAATTGTAAGAAATAATTTcatgattatgattatttggTATTTGTGATTTTTCTAACATTAGTAAATCTCTTCaaacccaatttaaaaaaagcaacgccaaaaacaaatataaactgATTGTAGTCCCGTGAGCTAGAGCATGCCATCGGGCGCGTCTCCCGGTTGCGGATTGGAGAACGTCCTGTAGATATACAGGTTAGCCGCGAAATAAGCCTTACCTTCGGGACGGACGAATAAGCGGTCGCGGACAAGCTCACCACCGGGGAAATGATCGACCCCCGGTGTCCCGGTAGATCACACCGGAAGACAGACATTCGACACTGGCATCGTCGGTAGAGACCAAGTCTACCTGAAGACAACAATGAAGTACACAAATCAAACAGAGTTACCTCTTAAGGAGTGCAGGAGACGAGGGCTGGAGAGGCTCTCCCCAAGAGTCGTTATCGActagtatagtatagttatattattttttaaaattgtaatattatgtttggattctaaataatacaaattcatcAAAGTATgtatatgcatttaatataataacaaatatttaaaatcttatacatATGTTTactatcttatttttaattccaaAAAATTTGCatctaagaattattttatatcatgaaatatattaaaacaatttttttttcattagaacAAAGAAATATGCCACATTGTGTACATTTTGAACGTGGTCTTTACTGTATCTGATTCATTGAACATACCTCACATCTTCCTCGTTCACCTACATATTTGATCCAGTGTATACTGCGGTTTCCAAAATCTTACATCATTTGGAACAGACCAATTTTTTCCTCTGCGCTTATTCATTTGACCTTTATTTTCTTTATGTTTTCTTTGAAAGAGACCTCGTACTGGAGTTGGctgttcttttttatttattagcctTTGAATAACAATGTGTCttattctattattaaaattataatagtgtcATTGGGCCTTTCagttctttatatattatataagcgttCACAAATAGAATATCAATCATACCCCAGAAGAGCCTGTGCCACCACTTCTTTGACCGTCTATCTACTCCATATGTAACTCTCAGTTGGTCTGCGAGGTCTACTCCTCCCATATAGTTGTTGTAATCCTTTATTATCTGGGGACAAGGTATTTCTGTAGACACTCCTTGCTTGTTTTTTCTGTGCCATGGTAGTTTGATGCTAACAAAACTGTATTTCTATCTTTCCACTTAAAAACTCCAATTCCAGAGTCAGTTATTTTGTAATCTGTAGATCCTCTTGCTAATTTTGAGTCGTTGTGAAGTATAGGAATACCTTTTCTATGAGCCCGTATTGTTCCACATGCTAAACTTTTCTCAATCTTCAATTTTTCAAGCAGTGGTAtagatgtaaaaaaattattgaaaaaaaattgtttttttttccctaTTCATTTTTTGTCAAAGACGCACAACTCTTTCACCTATACCacaatctttaaattaattttctaattgtTCATCTTTTCCTTGATAAatctgaaatttttttatgttacctTTTTGGTCTGTTAGACACCATAACTTAAAGCCTCTTTTAATAGGCTTCATCGGGTTATACTGTTTTAACGTACTTCTACCTTTAATAAGAATCATAAATTCATCAATAGATAATTGGTTGGTTCCATGATATACTAGTTGAAATTTTTcattaagataatttattaaaggtTTCAGTTTGTAAAGTTTATCCTTATTATCTTTTGTAATAAGAgtatatcatttaaatgtaagtttgtcaaaatcaaatcaaaaagaTTTCTTGTCATCGTGGCAGCCACAAAAGGAACTGATAAATCTGGTGCACAACTCCAAATAATGTTTCCTACTTGGTAGCCTATAATAGcccattaaaaagttaattcccaaaaaattcaaaacttcatatggatttatatttaaatttaaatttttttgtgtgcCATATAAATTAGTTTGATATACAATATGATCAAGTATACCTTCAAATAAAGTCAAAAAAACACCAGTAGGACttgtatcaataaataaatcttcAACTGGACCTTCAGAATAATTATAGCTTGGAACATCTGTTTTACTTTCCTTTTTTCTCCAAACGCGATGGTATTCATCTGTCACATCCTCGGTTACAGGAGCATGTTCAGTTGTTAAAGGTGTATTcttttttggttttgttttcTTCAAGTTTGATTGTTTGCTCTTTTTTACTAAACAACTTTGCTTTTTCTTTCTCTTAGGTGTtggttctataaatataaataaatatatttattttatagatttaataattaaaaatttatttattttattctcacCCCAATTGGTATCACATTCTTCATCAAGTGGGATAGCAAGTGGTGAATTTCATGGACCAGGTTGACATGGATGAACATTTGCGAgacaaatattttgtgtataatactatgtaatctattattgtattgaaatatactacctattacagtatacataggtattaatgtattatactattatagttattgtaaataatttatatgtatatagtgtatacctataaaaagtaaaactgattgtgtataataaatcataaaaatgtttattaattggtattaatgtaaaataataactaaaatgaataaccagaattttattgaagtaattaataataaagaagtattatattattagtagaaTCACTAATCAACATTTGTAACATGGCTGTTCTGAAATTGATTATCCTACAATttctaacaaaattaatttacaataaataatttattaaaataaaatttatcatattgtatccttagaaattgtttatgtattataactgtttttattttgttggagtgtggtaaatttcaaaaattgattatagtttttatattttgcatttaattaaaaattaatataaatattaataaatagctTGTCACATAGGTATATCTAGTtggctaatataaaataaataaatattgaaacccTGCATAAAAGTTGTTAGCgaaatattatactagctactaataatattttgaaaattcataatacccacaaattgaaataaaatcttaaaaattatacttttgtacattaatgttttatagtaCATAAGAAATAGAGTCTATTGTTTGATATAGTTAAgatttataaagtaaaaatataataaaataaatattatgattatgattggTAACTTACCagagtttttgagaaaatttgtTTCTTCAATAACTATCGGAGGATAATCCAAACACCTTGAAGCTCCCAGTTTGATAGGTGTGATTTCTATAGAATAAatgcagttttaattttaaaaaatgaaatgttttatacaaATGTCAATTGTCTCACTATTGTTATCATCATGTGGAACAACGACAATAATTGGTTAATTTTGTTCACTTTGTTCTTCAAAGGATTTGTTcgaaattgtaaaatcatttagatttgagttaactaataaaaattaatttcgctGAATTTCATGTAGGCACTTGCCCATATCGACATCATCATCAGACATTTCTATGTCAGTATCAATGTCCGAAGGAAAATCTTCAAGCAACCACTGTTCCAATTCGTGGGattatgattattcattttaatatattgtaaaatcttatattatattatagcgaatataagtataggtaagtataaaatattaatctcgACACTGCAGGAAGACGCGAAAACGGAttaacaaatatcaatattttggcGATggtgtacatactacataatcGACAACGACTAACGTGACATAGCTAAATGCTAATGGCCCGACGGTACTTTTGAGTCCATTGCATATAATCAGATTTTTTCCCCTcttttaatatatcaatttttatacgatgacaatatttataaactagaCACAATAATTGCAAGCAATTCTAGCGGATAAGAATGCTAAAAATAGCTTTTGTACGAGTTTAAAACCCAGCCTGATGTGGGCATGTTTGGTTCTAAGAATTTTCGTGTACATTGTTTACTTTGACATCTAATTACACagttatatttctaaatttggaccatagttttatttttttcttgtaactAAAGAGGTACTCGTGCGACGTGCGTACCGACGGGTCACGAAAAAGATAAATGCatcgtattatttaatatacatttatttgtaatatggtACTCAAAAGTACCGTCGGTCGACAAAGGGTTAACGGCGGTGAAATCCATCGTTCACTGTAGATTGACTTTCTGCTGGAGCCTGGAATTTTGGAGTTCTCACGTGGGCGTCCAGttcagtcatataataatatacgaataatgaACTTACTGTTTTATTTACTTCAATTATTGCATATCGATGTGAGCGCACACATAATGTGTTGTTtctttattgaacaaaataataagcccATCGGGGAActaagataatttaatattaaagtggaATATACAAAAACGAGTTTTGGACAAAAGTTCGTTAACTATCTGGGccctgttaattttaaatctttgctAATGGATgtgaaaagaaatatttttattgataataccaACATcaagaaatgttttatttagtgAAATAAGTCAGTGATTATGTTTATGATTCGGTATTACAAAATCTAGTATAAgaaacatttgtatattttttcttttgttcttattattcgtattataatttatttaattgtgtagTTTAATTCAATCACGTGACTCGCTTCATTCACCACAAGCTTAGCTTAAAGgtgtaggtaatttttattatttcccttaatactttgtatcattttttgttaataacataatataataaaaatcttctttaataaaaaaaaaaaacaaatcaataaaaagtcAATGCCAGTACTTATaccgtggtataataatatgatgtacccgCTAGGGCGCTAGCTACACAAAACGAAATACAAAACTTTGTGCGTATTaccataaacaaataaacaataataaattcatggctaaatatatatttacaacagtttcatacaatgatacataatttttagacaacAGTCTCATTTAATAGTACATAATGTGTAGAATAATAATGCGCAGTCTCATATAATACATGGTTTTTAGACAGCAGtctcataatataacaatacataatttttagacaacagtctcatttaataatacataatgtgtgGAATCATAATGCGCAGTCTCATATAAAGATATAATACATGGTTTTTAGACAGCAGTCTCATATagcaatacataatttttagacagcagtcccatataacaatacacaataaaacataatttcccATGgaccgtgataataatataaacctagGGCTCGTCGTCCAGAATAAACAtgaataattgataattgaCTTACACGACAGTCGAACTACACATTTAGTTTTAAACTCACGCTACCGCACCAGGGTccgtaagtataataaatcatatacaaAATAAGACAAGTTGACCCTGCATACGGGCGAATGTgtattcaaaattgttaatgaaGATTCCACCCATAAATCAAAAGACTGATTGCAGCCGGGACAGGAACACTGTCTCCAAAGTACATTAAAACAAGTTGATTCACAAAAACAATATCGCCGGTTAAATTGACCGCCATATTAACTggagaaaagaaaaatttaatgaggGCAAACTATAATGCAATATTGCAATGAACGATAATTACTAAACGATATTCACTAAATCACATAGGTACAACTTGGTTTGAGAGTGCTGCAACAGGAACATAAAGACGCTGACTCAGCTGCAAGAAAAAACGAAGCGAAAAGGAGCTGAAAGCTGTACAAaactaacatataaaaaaaatcaggcaccgagaagtaatacaatttaatatttattcgaagAACTGACGGAGCCCGACAAACTAAACACGCGGCGGAGAACGGCAGAGtacaatgtaatacaaagtaCGTATGCGAAAAACAGCGTGCACGAACGGACCTAAAAGCGGGGGCGAAAAACGTCGGATGGACTGGCGAACgcgcacaataataaattactagttTTAACGGTGTCGGACGAATTGTCCGGCGGAAACAACAGGTGGTGCGTTTTGACCGGCCTGGCATCATCATGTGGTACGCCAAAAACTGCAGGTTGACGGGCGGCTGACGGCGGAAACTGCTGCAGGTACCACTGTGGTGTACAACGGTGATGGTAGGGGAAAACTTGGCGAACATTATTCTATGTCCACGAAGGTTTGACAAAAGCAAACCCTGCGTGCCACGTTCACCAAGGATTTCCAAACGAATTTTTTCGTTCTCTTCCAGGCAGACTTCCGCCGACCAACAGACCGCGCTGCAGGGTTTTCCGGGAATTCCGCGGGTACTGGCGGGTCAGACTTCACGCCACCGTACACGGGTGACTGGATTTGCAGCTCAGAAGACGACCGGAAATGTTCGCGCCGCCGTATCGGTAGCTGCAGGACAGGCGTGGGAGTGATCCTACGATCGACGGCCAGGTCCAGCGCGTCAATCAATGAGATTTCCCCGGGTGCGTCCGTCTTTGATGTCACACAAAAAGTTGCAGCAGGCTCCGATGATGGTGCAATTATAACTACGTCCTGCTGGTATACGGGTGAGTTAATTATTCTCAATTCCGGTGACGACCGCGTTCTCTTCTCTGCGGCGTGTCCGCTGTGCAGTAACGATGTCTCGACCGCGGCTGTGTTCTTGAGGTCAACTGCCAAATCCAGAACATCTACTATGGATCGACCCTCGTTATTGGCATACGACTGTTGGCATACGACAGTTCTCGATGTGGCGTCCATCTCTATATCGTCCTGCTGGTATACGGGTGAGTTAATTATTCTCAATTCCGGTGACGACCGCGTTCTCTTCTCTGCGGCGTGTCCGCTGTGCAGTAACGATGTCTCGACCGCGGCTGTGTTCTTGAGGCCAACTGCCAAATCCAGAACATCTACTATGGATCGACCCTCGTTATTGGCATACGACTGTTGGCATACGACAGTTCTCGATGTGGCGTCCATATCTGTATATATATGACGTGTAAACGGACGGGCGAAAAGGATGAGAGCCAAACACTTAATGACGgttttcaaaaaactatttgttaccgaaaaaaataaactatagtagtagacagtagtattatattgtggCCAGTATAGTTTGATTGTGGCCAGCTAGTAAGTAGCAAATAGTTACAATTGAATCATATACtcaaacaatatagttttatcaagtaaaacctacgaatattttaaaaatgctacCGGTTTCGGCGTAATCGGaatcgtattacatttttacatgtacctataatacttctATGCATGATTTAGATTAATGAAGTCTAGATTAAATAtctacaaactttttttaaacaattatatttattatttgtagatattttagaagcataatatatacgagatattttaatacaattgtatgtACGCTGTACGCGCCTATCAAATAATGTTGACGTGGAATGGTAATTTCTTCtcagtaataatacaaatatgttgATACTTCAAAAGTATGTATCATGATACTGACCAACTCTgaaaattagtaggtaattactaatcgtGAGTACGCGACAagcagaaaattaattaatatcaacttaTTCTTAGTAACGTTATACTATTTCTTATCCTAGGGCCCCTATAattaattccttttttttttcaatacttttcaaaatttgacgtcAATTACTTTAACAAGGTCATCTACTgccttttaattcaaaatctattttcttcaatatatatcaattaacttctttcaacaattatattctatatttcaatttaaaagtcaatatttcactttaatcaattattcccatatataattcaaaaatgctaCGCGCGTGCATCAATTTCCTAGATCAGCCTATCGCcgtctactttaatttattagatcagtctccgctgtctatcacaaaataccataaaatacttaggtcagtccctgctgcctatcacaaaaaaaaatcttagatcggtccttgccgtctatttaccataaaaatcctagatcagtctacagctgtctatcataaaatacgtatatagttcTTCCCAAGCTTGTttcctgtattttttttttctttatttatttttattcgaatatttttccctaatattttacacaaccaccaagtataaaataaacgccGATATATATGAATCAACGTGAGACGTGCACttcaagctatacaattttaatttaattatctatcttcacttaattaatatactcacaaCAACGCTGTCGCCACTGCTGTGTTCATTTTCCTTGATTGTCTGCTGGCCCGTCTTGAATTGTTCGTTGATTCCGGAGTCGCCTTGGTTGATCAGACCTTAACTGTTACCTCCGTGGAGCTGCTGACGTGGTGTAGCCGCTGCGTCGGTACTGGATCTCCGAAGTTGAATGTAGCCGCCTTGACTGCTGGACTCgcctttggaaatttaaatccgCCGCTTCGACTGCTCGCCTCGTCTTTAACTCCTTGAACCTCCTTTGTTCAACTGCGCCAGTGTAATAATCTTGgtgcttggtacctactatcatagtactaatagtagataagtggctgccaagTTATTATAAATGCAGGTCACAGACactttatttgatgttgaagtcgtggttgatgaataaataaaagacagatgTTGTTTatcatgaattttattatattgttcgataattttctaagtccaaaataatgttgtacaaaGTGGcatgaaggtgcttgcactaatgggtggtagtacacgtctgaaaacaggccgattcgggctcccttttatatgaagttccccgtaccctttgcctatagatactgtatctcggctcacggatgtgatttgtgtgaccatcgttccagcccacgcattttatgacttccCAGTATAATTCTGCGTATTGCTAAAATGCTAATCTATGATTCAATTGaaataatcattctactcttttatatttttatattgaatatcgtcgcgtacagcgttgtaattaaaataatcattctactattttatatttttatatttgaacattgtCGTATACAGGGCTTCccgagtaattatattattcagtgagCCTGTCTTCTTATGCTAAACAGTAGGAAATCCTATTTCCGTTTCTAatatccgatttatgccgaattacagtatagctaaattacagtatagtataattatgtacctgtggaatctgttttattgttaagtagtaacttgcttactacacCAGTGTAACTTAATACGAATAGTTTCAACCGAGTTTTCTAACCTTCATAATCTCGGCTTCCTCTTAAGatagaattttgaaatttgaggtATAGTTTAAGCGTTTAAGTTGAATTAGGACATTGCATAAATATGCATCTTCAAAAGGGGAGACCTTCAaagcatgacaaattaaataggtatatcagCAACTCGTGATACGCATGTCTGTGACGTAGCATTTCTGAAACAGGCTGAGCGGTGGAGTAGCGGTGGAGTCTTCAGCGGCAGGGGCAGCGGTGGACCAATGAGAACCGGAGAAATGCCTACGTCACAGTACAAGGCTTGGTGGAGGGTGGGTGCGCGATATGTTTCTAATCCGGTAATATTgctgacatacctatttaattgtcATGCttcaaagtttgaatttttgttacTGACTGACTAGTGACTAACTGATGGTCAAAATCATAAGGTACTTCCGTATATGAAGAAAAGTGAAATTTGGTACAGGTACTTTCCTGTTGTACGAGACTACCTCTGTTATCGCGACTACCACCCAAGACTACCTCCGTTATCGCGACCACCGCgcttattttatgaaacatcaCAATCCTGTTATCTAAGACTACCAAAATAGTTCTTTCATCTTATACGAGACTACCTTATTTTTCTTTACTTCTttgatatagtttttaataatatgtgttgtgGGGGTGGCCACAAtcgaattatataaaaaaaaatcaaatacataataaatataatcgcAGCTTATGGATATCGTTCAGCTATAATATCACATAAGATAGGTAGTCGCGATAACGTAGGTAGTCTTGTGTGGTAGTCGCGATAATACCCGTCGTCTCGTATAACAGGAAAGTATAATTTTGGTAGCCTTAGATAACAGAATTGTGATGTTGTAAAAAAACAGGGTAGTCTCGTATACATGGGCGTAACTAGGATTGAATAGTTACAGCGGCTAGTCATAGAAAACCAAAGTGTAAAATACACCGTGGGGGGCCCTCCACACCCCCCTAATCAGCGTCACTGAAATTTAATAGTCACAAAAACTTTGCTAAAatcaagtaggtatctatacttCAAACACTCACACCAATTCAATTTGTCTTTCTtatattgtagacatttttttttgataaaggtgacAAACTTATAAGCAAtcatgtattcaattttcaaatcttagatttaaaaagaataatttttacgaatttataacttaaaataattttcacattttcgtcatttttacgtattgtgtcaaaatacgaactttaaatgcttttaaaaaagaaaaatgtgactttttttttttaaatattttttaactgctattgtcaCAATATATTAGTAgccttgtattatgtttttaattaacaacattttattaatatttatagaaaaaattgaaaactaaaaatgtccgttaacagctcaaaacaagttaaacattttgaaaattgtatcgtgtaaggaaaatgctaatacaatgcTGAggtttaaacattcagtgaaaatgttatGTACTTCATTCTACGGCCATTATCGATtctgcgtaaaaattaccgtttttccttaatttattttagtttttcccggtgcttttgaaaactattgagagtttttacttttgatcacaCAGTACGATAcaactaatataactatattataagaataggtAGGTTCGCCAATaagggtacctatttaaatataataaaataatatataatattatgatgggcttataatatttagaaaaagttttacatttgatttttagaaaaatgttgattgtaaaaacatttattaaaa
This genomic interval carries:
- the LOC132938898 gene encoding uncharacterized protein LOC132938898, which translates into the protein MGPRRLVLRQLFKPFYRRIENIQNALLIFPPNSDFAKCKDIDAIQTELEILKEICKDLSLTMTTNFLSMIEKCEEVKHILSLANNICRLALTAPVSVATNERTFSKLKLIKNHLRSTMTDNRLDSLMLISIEKDILDTVDISKIATQWFNIKQRRIQF